The following proteins come from a genomic window of Ictalurus furcatus strain D&B chromosome 26, Billie_1.0, whole genome shotgun sequence:
- the pgap6 gene encoding post-GPI attachment to proteins factor 6 isoform X1 has product MAGILFRCLFLFHAVVCGFADDVSYVSGFYSNTPQRLSMYSWFGNARLFRFRVPEGAELVRWSLIVMRGSGFSCGDQNISVHFRAGAPPVINPINTAFPNSTAFSLAYNLSVSVSQGQTASVTLFNVTQPEAGDWFIAAHLPKDDGKIQQQGLPSCSYSLQPQMYVRRAVDTPILQTNIPLAQTLTQQHAQFRVFVPEFSSKLDVFIQSCSVQTVPVTNCSLSITLGSASLGQSSAITANCSGNEPCSASLSDPPWNTWVRVSVEISPANVTTTFSISANYTAGCKPSSVPGGVNVSFPLSSSSLISSPKNSSGGVSLYSNSCIQTPAVLREAQDVFSVQFTIANGSVTALSRLPTLLTLELDSADSGGVLILQLHLNTTSVIGPLDSVRACLTPSAPVLQLNTTKSCDAAFMKGYPLRVNSNETKALLRIPFPKAVTWYLSLQSICNNSGVFSVVCSNVSAVVSVSASVSACVDDCGPYGDCRLLRTQSYLYAACVCKAGWLGWSCSDGSSALSFSRQLAAVLLLTLSNLLFLPPIVVALYRGYHAEATVYLFTMFFSTFYHACDQPGVTVLCIMDYDTLQFCDFLGSVVAVWVTIVCMARLQYTLKYVFFLGGTLFIAMAMQLDRRGLWNLLGPVLFALVIMLSAWIYRGVKRRQCYPPSWKRWVFFLIPGIVSALIGLCVYAFAQTDSNYYYTHSIWHVMVATSVVFLLPSREKNTPPWGWPHKLCGYKLCLNQKEELHTIS; this is encoded by the exons ATGGCAGGGATTTTATTTAGGTGCCTTTTTCTGTTTCACGCGGTGGTTTGCGGTTTCGCTGACG ATGTCAGCTACGTCAGCGGGTTTTATTCCAACACGCCTCAGAGGTTGTCCATGTACAGCTGGTTCGGGAACGCGCGCCTGTTCCGGTTCCGAGTTCCGGAAGGGGCGGAGCTTGTGCGCTGGTCGCTTATAGTGATGCGCGGTTCCGGGTTCAGCTGCGGAGACCAGAACATCTCAGT GCACTTTCGGGCCGGAGCTCCGCCCGTCATCAACCCCATTAACACGGCGTTCCCGAACTCCACGGCCTTCTCTCTGGCCTATAACCTGAGCGTGAGTGTGAGTCAGGGTCAGACCGCCAGCGTCACGCTGTTTAACGTCACGCAGCCTGAAGCTGGAGACTGGTTCATCGCCGCGCATCTACCTAAAGACGATGGCAAGATACAACAACAG GGGCTGCCGTCGTGTTCGTATTCCTTACAGCCGCAGATGTACGTGAGGAGAGCCGTGGACACGCCCATCCTGCAGACCAACATTCCACTCGCTCAGACACTCACTCAGCAACACGCtcagttcag GGTTTTTGTTCCTGAGTTCTCCTCCAAGCTGGACGTCTTTATCCAGTCGTGCTCTGTACAGACTGTTCCCGTGACCAATTGCTCGCTGTCAATCACGTTAGGCTCCGCCTCTTTGGGCCAGAGCTCAGCGATTACGGCGAACTGCTCCGGGAACGAGCCGtgctctgcttctctctccGATCCGCCGTGGAACACCTGGGTGAGGGTTTCGGTGGAAATCAGCCCAGCGAACGTGACGACGACTTTCAGCATCTCGGCAAACTATACAG cTGGCTGTAAACCCTCGAGCgtccctggaggtgtgaacgTCTCCTTTCCCCTGAGCAGCTCGTCTCTCATCTCGTCCCCCAAAAACTCCTCCGGTGGCGTCTCTCTCTACTCTAACAGCTGCATCCAGACCCCAGCTGTGTTACGGGAGGCGCAGGACGtcttttcagttcagttcaccATCGCTAACGGCAGCGTAACCGCTCTGTCCCGTCTCCCCACCCTGCTGACCCTGGAGCTGGACTCTGCAGACAGCGGGGGGGTGCTAATCCTCCAGCTCCACCTcaacacg ACCTCCGTGATTGGTCCATTAGACAGTGTGAGGGCGTGTCTAACACCTTCTGCTCCTGTTCTTCAACTCAACACCACCAAGTCATGTGATGCAG ctttcATGAAGGGGTATCCACTCCGAGTGAACAGTAATGAAACGAAGGCGTTGTTGAGGATTCCCTTTCCTAAAGCAGTGACCTGGTACCTCAGTCTGCAGAGCATCTGTAAtaacag TGGTGTTTTCAGTGTTGTGTGCAGTAACGTCTCGGCCGTGGTGAGCGTGTCGGCGAGTGTGAGCGCGTGTGTAGATGACTGCGGTCCGTACGGAGACTGCAGGCTGCTGCGCACACAGAGCTACCTGTACGCTGcctgtgtgtgtaaagcag gTTGGTTGGGATGGAGCTGCTCAGACGGATCGAGCGCTCTGTCGTTCTCTCGGCAGTTAGCCGCCGTGCTCCTGCTGACGCTCAGTAACCTGCTCTTCCTCCCTCCCATCGTGGTGGCGCTGTACCGCGGCTACCACGCCGAGGCCACCGTCTACCTCTTCACCATGTTCTTCTCCACC ttttatcATGCGTGTGATCAGCCCGGCGTGACGGTGCTCTGCATCATGGACTACGACACGCTGCAGTTCTGTGACTTCCTGGGCTCGGTGGTGGCCGTGTGGGTGACCATCGTCTGCATGGCGCGACTGCAGTACACGCTTAAATAC GTCTTCTTCTTGGGTGGGACACTCTTTATTGCCATGGCGATGCAGCTGGACCGCAGAGGCTTGTGGAACCTTCTAGGTCCTGTGCTGTTTGCATTAGTGATCATGCTGAGCGCCTGG ATTTACCGTGGCGTAAAGCGTCGTCAGTGTTATCCGCCCTCCTGGAAGCGCTGGGTTTTCTTCCTGATCCCCGGCATCGTATCGGCGCTCATCGGGTTGTGCGTGTACGCCTTCGCTCAGACCGACAGTaactactactacacacactctaTCTGGCACGTCATGGTGGCCACCAGCGTGGTGTTCCTCCTGCCGTCGCGCGAGAAGAACACGCCGCCCTGGGGCTGGCCACACAAACTCTGTGGATATAAACTGTGTCTGAATCAGAAGGAAGAGCTTCACACCatctcctaa
- the pgap6 gene encoding post-GPI attachment to proteins factor 6 isoform X2, with translation MAGILFRCLFLFHAVVCGFADDVSYVSGFYSNTPQRLSMYSWFGNARLFRFRVPEGAELVRWSLIVMRGSGFSCGDQNISVHFRAGAPPVINPINTAFPNSTAFSLAYNLSVSVSQGQTASVTLFNVTQPEAGDWFIAAHLPKDDGKIQQQGLPSCSYSLQPQMYVRRAVDTPILQTNIPLAQTLTQQHAQFRVFVPEFSSKLDVFIQSCSVQTVPVTNCSLSITLGSASLGQSSAITANCSGNEPCSASLSDPPWNTWVRVSVEISPANVTTTFSISANYTAGCKPSSVPGGVNVSFPLSSSSLISSPKNSSGGVSLYSNSCIQTPAVLREAQDVFSVQFTIANGSVTALSRLPTLLTLELDSADSGGVLILQLHLNTTSVIGPLDSVRACLTPSAPVLQLNTTKSCDAAFMKGYPLRVNSNETKALLRIPFPKAVTWYLSLQSICNNSVVCSNVSAVVSVSASVSACVDDCGPYGDCRLLRTQSYLYAACVCKAGWLGWSCSDGSSALSFSRQLAAVLLLTLSNLLFLPPIVVALYRGYHAEATVYLFTMFFSTFYHACDQPGVTVLCIMDYDTLQFCDFLGSVVAVWVTIVCMARLQYTLKYVFFLGGTLFIAMAMQLDRRGLWNLLGPVLFALVIMLSAWIYRGVKRRQCYPPSWKRWVFFLIPGIVSALIGLCVYAFAQTDSNYYYTHSIWHVMVATSVVFLLPSREKNTPPWGWPHKLCGYKLCLNQKEELHTIS, from the exons ATGGCAGGGATTTTATTTAGGTGCCTTTTTCTGTTTCACGCGGTGGTTTGCGGTTTCGCTGACG ATGTCAGCTACGTCAGCGGGTTTTATTCCAACACGCCTCAGAGGTTGTCCATGTACAGCTGGTTCGGGAACGCGCGCCTGTTCCGGTTCCGAGTTCCGGAAGGGGCGGAGCTTGTGCGCTGGTCGCTTATAGTGATGCGCGGTTCCGGGTTCAGCTGCGGAGACCAGAACATCTCAGT GCACTTTCGGGCCGGAGCTCCGCCCGTCATCAACCCCATTAACACGGCGTTCCCGAACTCCACGGCCTTCTCTCTGGCCTATAACCTGAGCGTGAGTGTGAGTCAGGGTCAGACCGCCAGCGTCACGCTGTTTAACGTCACGCAGCCTGAAGCTGGAGACTGGTTCATCGCCGCGCATCTACCTAAAGACGATGGCAAGATACAACAACAG GGGCTGCCGTCGTGTTCGTATTCCTTACAGCCGCAGATGTACGTGAGGAGAGCCGTGGACACGCCCATCCTGCAGACCAACATTCCACTCGCTCAGACACTCACTCAGCAACACGCtcagttcag GGTTTTTGTTCCTGAGTTCTCCTCCAAGCTGGACGTCTTTATCCAGTCGTGCTCTGTACAGACTGTTCCCGTGACCAATTGCTCGCTGTCAATCACGTTAGGCTCCGCCTCTTTGGGCCAGAGCTCAGCGATTACGGCGAACTGCTCCGGGAACGAGCCGtgctctgcttctctctccGATCCGCCGTGGAACACCTGGGTGAGGGTTTCGGTGGAAATCAGCCCAGCGAACGTGACGACGACTTTCAGCATCTCGGCAAACTATACAG cTGGCTGTAAACCCTCGAGCgtccctggaggtgtgaacgTCTCCTTTCCCCTGAGCAGCTCGTCTCTCATCTCGTCCCCCAAAAACTCCTCCGGTGGCGTCTCTCTCTACTCTAACAGCTGCATCCAGACCCCAGCTGTGTTACGGGAGGCGCAGGACGtcttttcagttcagttcaccATCGCTAACGGCAGCGTAACCGCTCTGTCCCGTCTCCCCACCCTGCTGACCCTGGAGCTGGACTCTGCAGACAGCGGGGGGGTGCTAATCCTCCAGCTCCACCTcaacacg ACCTCCGTGATTGGTCCATTAGACAGTGTGAGGGCGTGTCTAACACCTTCTGCTCCTGTTCTTCAACTCAACACCACCAAGTCATGTGATGCAG ctttcATGAAGGGGTATCCACTCCGAGTGAACAGTAATGAAACGAAGGCGTTGTTGAGGATTCCCTTTCCTAAAGCAGTGACCTGGTACCTCAGTCTGCAGAGCATCTGTAAtaacag TGTTGTGTGCAGTAACGTCTCGGCCGTGGTGAGCGTGTCGGCGAGTGTGAGCGCGTGTGTAGATGACTGCGGTCCGTACGGAGACTGCAGGCTGCTGCGCACACAGAGCTACCTGTACGCTGcctgtgtgtgtaaagcag gTTGGTTGGGATGGAGCTGCTCAGACGGATCGAGCGCTCTGTCGTTCTCTCGGCAGTTAGCCGCCGTGCTCCTGCTGACGCTCAGTAACCTGCTCTTCCTCCCTCCCATCGTGGTGGCGCTGTACCGCGGCTACCACGCCGAGGCCACCGTCTACCTCTTCACCATGTTCTTCTCCACC ttttatcATGCGTGTGATCAGCCCGGCGTGACGGTGCTCTGCATCATGGACTACGACACGCTGCAGTTCTGTGACTTCCTGGGCTCGGTGGTGGCCGTGTGGGTGACCATCGTCTGCATGGCGCGACTGCAGTACACGCTTAAATAC GTCTTCTTCTTGGGTGGGACACTCTTTATTGCCATGGCGATGCAGCTGGACCGCAGAGGCTTGTGGAACCTTCTAGGTCCTGTGCTGTTTGCATTAGTGATCATGCTGAGCGCCTGG ATTTACCGTGGCGTAAAGCGTCGTCAGTGTTATCCGCCCTCCTGGAAGCGCTGGGTTTTCTTCCTGATCCCCGGCATCGTATCGGCGCTCATCGGGTTGTGCGTGTACGCCTTCGCTCAGACCGACAGTaactactactacacacactctaTCTGGCACGTCATGGTGGCCACCAGCGTGGTGTTCCTCCTGCCGTCGCGCGAGAAGAACACGCCGCCCTGGGGCTGGCCACACAAACTCTGTGGATATAAACTGTGTCTGAATCAGAAGGAAGAGCTTCACACCatctcctaa